The Leptotrichia sp. oral taxon 215 str. W9775 genome includes a region encoding these proteins:
- a CDS encoding phosphatidate cytidylyltransferase: MEIIKIILVLAAFVLFFLLLNKLEKSGKFNSEFVRKILHIGSGIGGLALPFIFERKSSVVILGVVFLILLVSIRIMKHKVTGFKKVLETKNRKTFGDIYFIMTILGLWLVSSDNKVMYTLPIIILMFSDAFAALIGEFYSKYKFNTGFGTKSIEGSAAFFLTTYFICINFFLFFSDIGNINIVLVSLLLSILTMILEVISWNGLDNLFVPFFVYMFLRLNLYLTEKELMYKFWVMVILFVIIILNRKKTTLTRTAQTASLFFLYIIMIMGGIKWLVPPLIMYLGYYHITPKVEGQVKDSLKGLLAIAFTTSIWLALSIVMDKDKLFLIYIFSFSLHFGIINLIRDNAGNINRETFRMKFLMGSIGKALMFFIINHIILSGIIDFKMLAGVIVLIFGGIFTYETVMKIYYMVEKEKELSGETKVFITSGIVFFYSLLLLGIGML; this comes from the coding sequence ATGGAAATAATTAAAATTATACTAGTTCTGGCAGCTTTTGTGCTATTTTTCCTTCTGCTTAATAAACTTGAAAAAAGCGGAAAATTTAATTCAGAATTCGTAAGGAAGATTTTACACATAGGTTCAGGAATTGGAGGACTGGCACTTCCTTTTATCTTTGAAAGAAAAAGTTCAGTTGTAATACTTGGGGTTGTGTTTCTTATATTGCTTGTTTCCATAAGAATTATGAAGCATAAGGTGACAGGATTTAAAAAGGTGCTGGAAACCAAAAATAGAAAAACTTTTGGAGATATATATTTTATTATGACAATTCTTGGACTATGGCTTGTTTCAAGCGACAATAAGGTAATGTATACCCTCCCTATTATAATTTTAATGTTTTCTGATGCCTTTGCGGCTCTTATAGGTGAGTTTTATAGCAAGTATAAATTTAATACAGGATTTGGTACGAAATCAATAGAAGGTTCAGCAGCATTTTTTCTTACAACATACTTCATATGTATAAATTTTTTTCTATTTTTCAGTGATATCGGGAATATAAATATTGTACTAGTTTCCCTATTGTTAAGCATTCTTACAATGATTCTTGAAGTTATTTCATGGAATGGTCTGGATAATCTTTTTGTACCGTTCTTTGTATACATGTTTCTGAGGCTGAACCTTTACCTCACTGAAAAGGAACTTATGTACAAATTCTGGGTAATGGTGATACTGTTTGTCATTATAATATTAAACAGGAAAAAGACAACTCTCACAAGAACTGCACAGACTGCAAGCCTATTCTTTCTTTATATAATCATGATAATGGGAGGAATAAAATGGCTTGTACCCCCTCTTATTATGTATCTGGGATATTACCATATTACTCCTAAGGTTGAAGGCCAGGTCAAAGATTCACTGAAGGGGCTTCTGGCTATTGCCTTTACTACATCCATATGGCTTGCATTAAGTATAGTAATGGATAAGGATAAATTATTTCTAATTTATATATTTTCCTTTTCACTGCATTTTGGAATTATAAATTTAATAAGAGACAATGCAGGAAATATAAACAGGGAAACATTCAGGATGAAATTTCTGATGGGAAGTATAGGAAAGGCTCTGATGTTCTTTATAATAAATCATATTATTTTATCAGGAATTATAGATTTTAAAATGCTGGCAGGAGTAATAGTTCTAATATTTGGAGGAATATTTACATACGAAACAGTTATGAAAATATATTACATGGTTGAAAAAGAAAAGGAACTTAGCGGAGAAACAAAAGTATTTATAACTTCCGGGATAGTTTTCTTCTACTCGTTGCTGCTGCTTGGGATAGGAATGCTATAG
- a CDS encoding GNAT family N-acetyltransferase — protein MKMKRYKKIKEYIRENNISQEEIQKIMIERPSEIIVMHNENNETAGSLHLWHNRPDYNGKKTSYIGNVNIIEKYRKNEENIFDEIFESLRKEGIETIIGPLNGTTWNTYRYVTEKGNGRRFLLEPWNEDYNVSLFEKIGFKYLAGYISTIMEGMNSEGRKNLNKKMERLKKFSYYKDIRVESAEDKDLLTVLNDVYNLTVESFKNNFLYSELEREIFLKMYMSYEDKIVKKLFKMLYLKDELIGYVFGIPDYTELGYKGKIETMILKTIAVSPVYNGKGMGYILINSLVEEAEKDGYENVIYALMHESNISKNIGMQLGNILRRYTLFIKEL, from the coding sequence ATGAAAATGAAAAGATATAAAAAAATTAAGGAATATATTAGGGAAAATAATATTTCTCAGGAAGAAATACAAAAAATAATGATAGAACGGCCATCAGAAATAATAGTTATGCATAATGAAAATAATGAAACAGCAGGAAGTTTACATTTATGGCATAACCGGCCGGACTATAATGGAAAAAAGACATCATATATAGGAAATGTAAATATAATCGAAAAATATAGGAAAAATGAAGAAAATATTTTTGATGAAATATTTGAAAGCTTAAGGAAGGAAGGGATAGAAACAATAATAGGGCCTTTAAACGGAACTACATGGAATACATACAGATATGTAACTGAAAAAGGAAATGGAAGAAGATTTTTACTTGAACCGTGGAATGAAGACTACAATGTATCATTATTTGAAAAAATTGGGTTTAAATATTTGGCAGGATATATTTCTACTATAATGGAAGGCATGAATTCTGAGGGAAGAAAAAATTTAAATAAAAAAATGGAAAGGCTGAAAAAATTTTCCTACTATAAGGATATAAGGGTGGAATCAGCTGAAGATAAGGATTTACTTACAGTTCTGAATGATGTTTATAATTTGACGGTGGAATCCTTTAAAAATAACTTTTTATACTCTGAACTGGAGAGGGAAATATTTTTAAAGATGTACATGAGTTATGAGGATAAAATTGTAAAAAAACTTTTTAAAATGCTTTATCTTAAAGATGAACTTATAGGATATGTATTTGGAATACCTGATTATACAGAACTTGGATATAAAGGAAAAATAGAGACAATGATTCTTAAAACAATAGCTGTTTCTCCTGTATATAATGGAAAAGGAATGGGGTATATTCTTATAAACTCTCTTGTTGAAGAGGCAGAAAAGGACGGATATGAAAATGTCATATATGCATTGATGCATGAAAGTAATATCTCTAAAAATATAGGAATGCAGCTGGGAAATATATTAAGAAGATATACCTTATTTATAAAAGAATTATAA